The Streptomyces sp. NBC_00344 genome includes a window with the following:
- a CDS encoding ABC transporter ATP-binding protein produces MIELSGLTKRYGDTTAVDQLSFTVRPGIVTGFLGPNGAGKSTTMRMVLGLDNPTRGDVRIDGKHYAELKDPLKYIGALLDAKAMHGGRTAYNHLLCLAQSNGIPASRVGEVLETVGLSAVAKKRAKGFSLGMGQRLGIAGALLGDPEILMFDEPVNGLDPEGIHWIRNLMKSLASQGRTIFVSSHLMSEMALTADHLVVIGQGRLMADTSMADFIAQNSRSYVRLRSPERERLLDILQGAGFSAVSADNGTLEVDGATSAELGELAAQHRLVLHELSPQQASLEEAFMQLTAESVQYHAHDGVTPSPQQQQPRWGNPQNPQRGA; encoded by the coding sequence GTGATCGAACTCTCGGGGCTGACCAAACGTTATGGCGACACCACAGCTGTCGATCAGCTGTCCTTCACCGTGCGGCCGGGCATTGTGACGGGCTTTCTGGGGCCCAACGGAGCGGGCAAGTCCACCACCATGCGGATGGTGCTGGGCCTGGACAACCCGACGCGCGGCGACGTGCGGATCGACGGTAAGCACTACGCCGAACTGAAGGACCCGCTGAAGTACATCGGCGCGCTGCTCGACGCCAAGGCCATGCACGGCGGGCGCACCGCCTACAACCATCTGCTCTGCCTGGCCCAGAGCAACGGCATCCCGGCCTCGCGGGTCGGCGAGGTGCTGGAGACCGTGGGTCTGTCCGCCGTGGCGAAGAAGCGCGCGAAGGGCTTCTCCCTGGGCATGGGACAGCGGCTGGGTATCGCGGGGGCGCTGCTCGGTGACCCGGAGATCCTGATGTTCGACGAGCCGGTGAACGGACTCGACCCCGAGGGCATCCACTGGATCCGCAATCTCATGAAGTCGCTGGCCTCCCAGGGCCGCACCATCTTCGTCTCGTCCCACCTGATGAGCGAAATGGCCCTCACCGCCGACCACCTGGTGGTCATCGGCCAGGGACGGCTGATGGCCGACACCTCCATGGCGGACTTCATCGCGCAGAACTCGCGCTCCTACGTCAGGTTGCGCTCCCCGGAACGGGAGCGGCTGCTCGACATCCTGCAGGGCGCCGGCTTCTCGGCGGTCAGCGCCGACAACGGGACGCTCGAAGTGGATGGCGCCACCTCGGCCGAGCTCGGTGAGCTGGCCGCACAGCACCGGCTCGTGCTGCATGAGCTGAGCCCCCAGCAGGCTTCCCTCGAAGAGGCGTTCATGCAGCTCACCGCCGAATCCGTGCAGTACCACGCGCACGACGGGGTGACTCCGTCCCCGCAACAGCAACAGCCCCGCTGGGGCAATCCGCAGAACCCGCAGAGGGGGGCCTGA
- a CDS encoding ABC transporter permease has protein sequence MAVAQVVKSEWTKIRSVQSTVWTLAAALLATVAFGALISLVTNNTFRDMDRRDQLTFDPTAASFGGILLGQLALIVFGVLVVSNEYSTGMIRMSLAAVPQRATFYFSKLAVATVFAFVVGIVTSFVTYFLGQALLGDHRSHIDDPGVLRAVIGAALYMTLIALFSMGTASMLRSPMLSLGILMPFFFLVSNILGGLSATKKVGQYLPDQAGRRITEVVFAGDDAPYGPWTGLGIMALWVVAAVLGGYALLKKRDA, from the coding sequence ATGGCGGTCGCTCAGGTCGTGAAGTCCGAGTGGACGAAGATCAGGTCCGTGCAGTCGACGGTGTGGACGCTCGCGGCGGCCCTGCTGGCGACCGTGGCTTTCGGCGCGCTGATCAGCCTGGTCACCAACAACACCTTCCGGGACATGGACCGCAGGGATCAGCTGACGTTCGATCCGACGGCGGCGAGTTTCGGCGGAATCCTGCTCGGTCAGCTCGCGTTGATCGTCTTCGGCGTTCTCGTGGTGTCCAACGAATACAGCACCGGAATGATCCGGATGTCGCTGGCCGCCGTGCCCCAGCGCGCGACGTTCTATTTCAGCAAGCTCGCGGTGGCCACGGTGTTCGCCTTTGTCGTCGGGATCGTGACGAGTTTCGTGACGTACTTCCTGGGACAGGCGCTGCTCGGCGATCACCGCTCACACATCGACGACCCCGGTGTGCTGCGGGCGGTGATCGGCGCGGCGCTCTATATGACACTGATCGCGCTGTTCTCGATGGGCACCGCCTCGATGCTGCGCAGCCCCATGCTGTCGCTCGGCATCCTGATGCCGTTCTTCTTTCTGGTCTCCAATATCCTCGGGGGCCTCTCCGCCACGAAGAAGGTCGGACAGTATCTTCCCGACCAGGCGGGCCGGCGGATCACCGAGGTGGTCTTCGCGGGGGACGACGCCCCGTACGGCCCGTGGACCGGGCTGGGGATCATGGCCCTGTGGGTGGTCGCGGCCGTGCTCGGCGGATACGCCCTGCTCAAGAAGCGCGACGCGTAG
- a CDS encoding ABC transporter ATP-binding protein, producing MIEAVGLTKRYGAKTAVYNLSFQVRPGTVTGFLGPNGSGKSTTMRMILGLDEPTSGHVTIGGHPFRKLPNAPRQVGALLDAKAVHGGRSARSHLLSLAQLSGIPARRVDEVLGVVGLQEVARKRSKGFSLGMGQRLGIAAALLGDPLVLLFDEPVNGLDPEGILWVRNLMKTLASEGRTVFVSSHLMSEMALTADHLIVIGRGQLLADMSVKDFISHNSADFARVRTAEVPAREKLTAALTEAGGQVMPEPDGAMRVTGLALPRISDLAHDAGVQLWELSPHQASLEEAYMRMTQGAVDYRSTADQLNGFQQPGHPLQQPMPPEMPQQGWYAPPPPGQNPYAASPAAAPQAAPAAPPAAAPATAPAQKDL from the coding sequence ATGATCGAGGCAGTCGGCCTGACGAAGCGCTATGGCGCCAAGACAGCCGTGTACAACCTTTCCTTCCAGGTGCGTCCGGGCACCGTGACCGGCTTTCTGGGGCCCAACGGTTCCGGGAAGTCGACCACCATGCGGATGATCCTGGGACTCGACGAGCCGACGTCCGGACACGTCACGATCGGCGGCCACCCGTTCCGCAAGCTGCCGAACGCACCCCGTCAGGTGGGCGCGCTGCTCGATGCGAAGGCGGTGCACGGCGGCCGCAGCGCCCGCAGTCATCTGCTCTCGCTCGCGCAGCTATCCGGGATTCCGGCCCGCCGGGTCGACGAGGTGCTCGGAGTCGTCGGGCTCCAGGAAGTGGCCAGAAAGCGATCCAAGGGGTTCTCCCTCGGCATGGGCCAGCGTCTGGGCATCGCGGCCGCTCTGCTCGGTGATCCGCTGGTGCTGCTCTTCGACGAGCCGGTGAACGGACTCGACCCGGAGGGCATCCTCTGGGTCCGCAACCTCATGAAGACGCTGGCGTCGGAGGGCCGCACCGTTTTCGTCTCGTCCCACCTGATGAGCGAGATGGCCCTCACCGCCGACCACCTCATCGTCATCGGCCGCGGCCAGCTGCTGGCCGACATGAGCGTCAAGGACTTCATCTCGCACAACTCGGCGGACTTCGCCCGCGTCCGCACCGCCGAAGTACCGGCGCGCGAAAAACTGACGGCCGCCCTCACCGAGGCGGGCGGTCAGGTCATGCCGGAGCCGGACGGCGCGATGCGGGTCACCGGGCTCGCGCTGCCGAGGATCAGCGATCTGGCCCATGATGCGGGCGTACAGCTGTGGGAACTCTCCCCGCACCAGGCGTCGCTGGAAGAGGCCTACATGCGGATGACCCAGGGCGCGGTCGACTACCGCTCGACGGCGGACCAGCTGAACGGTTTCCAGCAGCCCGGGCACCCGCTCCAGCAGCCGATGCCCCCCGAGATGCCGCAGCAGGGCTGGTACGCCCCGCCGCCGCCCGGACAGAACCCGTACGCCGCGTCCCCGGCCGCGGCGCCCCAGGCGGCCCCCGCAGCGCCCCCTGCCGCGGCTCCCGCGACCGCTCCCGCCCAGAAGGACCTCTGA
- a CDS encoding ABC transporter permease subunit, with product MTTPAPAPHQPPQQQQPSYYVSPIPVTSAHLGHAVASEWTKIRSVRSTMWTLGVLIVLVVGIGLVIAIAVDSSGSSLAGTPLLSMGFFGVLLGSMCVITLGVLTVASEYGTGMIRTTLTACPSRARVLAAKALVFFLLAFAILLVTTTLVAVFQYGLLKGSGSRDPSGGEWFRATVGVSLYVALLGLLSLAIGSLVRHSAGAITVMLGVVLLPLVLALFMFSDSLHTVQEKLFEYSIPNQLSAFYNTSVSESGPTGWQPLWILLGVTAVVYGGAVAALNSRDV from the coding sequence ATGACGACCCCCGCCCCCGCGCCGCACCAGCCGCCACAGCAGCAGCAGCCTTCGTACTACGTCTCGCCGATCCCGGTGACCAGTGCTCATCTCGGTCATGCCGTGGCGTCCGAGTGGACGAAGATCAGGTCGGTCCGCTCCACGATGTGGACGCTCGGCGTGCTCATCGTGCTCGTCGTCGGTATCGGTCTGGTGATCGCGATCGCCGTCGACTCGTCCGGCTCGTCGCTGGCCGGTACCCCGCTGCTCAGCATGGGCTTCTTCGGTGTGCTGCTCGGCTCCATGTGTGTCATCACGCTCGGCGTGCTGACGGTGGCGTCCGAGTACGGCACAGGCATGATCCGGACCACCCTGACCGCCTGCCCCAGCCGGGCCCGGGTGCTGGCCGCGAAGGCGCTCGTGTTCTTCCTGCTGGCCTTCGCGATCCTGCTGGTGACGACCACGCTGGTAGCGGTGTTCCAGTACGGCCTCCTCAAGGGCTCGGGCAGCCGGGACCCGAGCGGCGGTGAGTGGTTCCGCGCGACGGTGGGGGTCAGTCTCTACGTCGCTCTGCTGGGGCTGCTGTCGCTCGCCATCGGATCGCTGGTCCGGCACTCCGCGGGCGCCATCACCGTGATGCTCGGTGTGGTGCTTCTGCCGCTGGTACTGGCGCTGTTCATGTTCTCGGACTCCCTGCACACCGTGCAGGAGAAGCTCTTCGAGTACTCGATCCCCAACCAGCTCAGCGCGTTCTACAACACCTCGGTCTCCGAATCCGGGCCGACCGGCTGGCAGCCGCTGTGGATCCTGCTCGGAGTGACGGCGGTCGTGTACGGGGGCGCGGTCGCGGCCCTCAACAGCCGGGACGTCTGA
- a CDS encoding ATP/GTP-binding protein, producing MSPRHNRPRGGEKPSDPVSGSAGGDRFGLQSTEFWQGEEWLVRTVNGGSARGKRYRCPGCDQEIPSGVPHVVAWPEYGGVDDRRHWHKACWNAKDRRTSQVQRSRNAPRY from the coding sequence GTGTCCCCGCGCCACAACCGCCCCCGTGGTGGTGAGAAGCCGAGCGACCCCGTCAGTGGCAGCGCGGGAGGCGATCGTTTCGGCCTGCAGTCCACCGAGTTCTGGCAGGGCGAGGAATGGCTGGTCCGGACGGTCAACGGCGGCAGCGCACGGGGCAAGCGCTATCGCTGTCCGGGCTGCGACCAGGAGATCCCCTCCGGGGTGCCGCATGTGGTCGCCTGGCCCGAGTACGGCGGAGTCGACGACCGCAGGCACTGGCACAAGGCGTGCTGGAACGCGAAGGACCGCCGCACCTCGCAGGTGCAGCGGTCCCGTAACGCGCCCAGATACTGA
- a CDS encoding LLM class flavin-dependent oxidoreductase, whose amino-acid sequence MRVGAFVLAAQFPGQGQEEALHRAVRSAEVAEECGLDSVWLAEHHFVPYGVCPSAVTLAALMLGRTRRIRVGTAVSVLPNAHPVALGEQAALLHIVSGGRFSLGVGRGGPWVDLEVFGAGLEAYESGFPEALDLLLRWLREPRVSAEGERFGFREVAVVPRPDELMGGELPGPETVVACTSPATVRLAAERGLPMLLGMHSDDEEKAAMTALWRTHARAAGHPPEVIAGIGHVAAGVAQISDCPADAAETLVKAMPGWLRQGLDAHVTVDGRQRAMRDPVAYTEMLCAMHPVGPPRLAADRLAATAEATGITRFALLVEGSGDVAATEENVRMLGAEVLPLLA is encoded by the coding sequence ATGCGTGTTGGGGCATTTGTACTGGCGGCCCAGTTCCCGGGGCAGGGGCAGGAAGAAGCACTGCACCGGGCGGTGCGGTCCGCGGAGGTCGCAGAGGAATGCGGGCTCGATTCGGTCTGGCTGGCCGAACATCACTTCGTTCCGTACGGAGTCTGTCCGTCCGCGGTGACACTGGCCGCGCTGATGCTCGGCCGCACCCGGCGGATCCGGGTCGGTACGGCGGTGAGTGTGCTGCCGAACGCACACCCGGTCGCACTCGGCGAGCAGGCGGCGCTGCTGCACATCGTCTCCGGAGGCCGGTTCAGCCTCGGCGTGGGGCGCGGCGGGCCCTGGGTGGATCTGGAGGTCTTCGGTGCCGGCCTGGAGGCGTACGAGAGCGGCTTTCCCGAAGCGCTCGATCTGCTGCTGCGCTGGCTGCGTGAGCCACGGGTCTCGGCCGAAGGCGAACGCTTCGGCTTCCGTGAAGTCGCGGTCGTGCCGCGGCCGGACGAGCTGATGGGCGGCGAACTCCCGGGCCCCGAGACCGTGGTGGCGTGCACGTCGCCGGCAACGGTCCGGCTGGCCGCCGAACGCGGGCTGCCGATGCTGCTCGGGATGCACTCGGACGACGAGGAGAAAGCCGCGATGACAGCCCTGTGGCGCACCCATGCGCGCGCCGCCGGCCATCCGCCGGAGGTGATCGCGGGTATCGGTCATGTGGCCGCCGGGGTGGCGCAGATCTCGGACTGCCCGGCGGATGCGGCCGAGACCCTGGTCAAGGCGATGCCGGGCTGGCTCAGACAGGGACTCGACGCCCATGTCACCGTCGACGGGCGGCAACGAGCGATGCGCGACCCCGTGGCGTACACGGAAATGCTGTGCGCGATGCACCCGGTGGGCCCCCCGCGGCTGGCCGCCGACCGCCTCGCGGCGACCGCGGAGGCGACCGGGATCACCCGGTTCGCCCTGCTCGTCGAGGGTTCGGGCGACGTCGCGGCCACCGAGGAGAACGTCCGGATGCTCGGGGCTGAGGTGCTGCCGCTCCTGGCGTAG
- a CDS encoding SCO5389 family protein has protein sequence MSLDVSPALLEQAERGEVDEADFVDCVRTSLPYAWEMISSLVAQLKVDGGEFADNQTPPPSEQARGQLLRALASDAIRGSLQRHFGVRLAFQNCHRVAVFPLDSSVDERLGRFTSIRGQLLNQSPELRDC, from the coding sequence ATGTCGCTCGACGTCTCACCGGCCCTACTCGAACAGGCCGAGCGAGGCGAGGTCGATGAAGCGGACTTCGTCGACTGCGTCCGGACCTCCCTGCCCTACGCATGGGAGATGATCAGCTCTCTGGTGGCCCAGCTGAAGGTGGACGGCGGCGAGTTCGCCGACAACCAGACGCCTCCCCCCAGTGAGCAGGCACGCGGCCAGCTGCTGCGTGCACTTGCGAGTGACGCCATACGAGGATCGCTCCAGCGGCATTTCGGGGTGCGCCTGGCATTCCAGAACTGCCACCGGGTAGCGGTCTTCCCGCTGGATTCCTCGGTCGACGAGCGGCTCGGCCGCTTCACATCGATCAGGGGCCAGCTACTGAATCAGTCTCCGGAACTCCGGGACTGCTGA
- the nucS gene encoding endonuclease NucS, with translation MRLVIARCSVDYAGRLTAHLPSAPRLILVKADGSVSIHADDRAYKPLNWMSPPCTLKEGAGDDAGVWTVVNKAGEKLIITMEEVLHDSSHELGVDPGLIKDGVEAHLQELLADRIEILGDGYTLIRREYMTAIGPVDILCRDAQSATVAVELKRRGDIDGVEQLTRYLELLNRDPHLAPVKGVFAAQEIKPQARVLAADRGIDCVVLDYDAMRGIEDDKLRLF, from the coding sequence ATGCGTCTCGTCATCGCCCGCTGCTCCGTCGACTACGCGGGCCGCCTCACCGCCCATCTGCCATCCGCTCCGCGCCTGATCCTCGTGAAGGCCGATGGAAGCGTCTCGATCCATGCGGACGACCGGGCCTACAAGCCCCTCAACTGGATGTCACCGCCGTGCACTCTGAAGGAGGGCGCCGGGGACGACGCCGGTGTGTGGACCGTGGTGAACAAGGCGGGCGAGAAGCTCATCATCACCATGGAGGAGGTCCTGCACGACTCCTCTCACGAACTGGGCGTGGATCCCGGCCTCATCAAGGACGGCGTCGAGGCGCATCTGCAGGAACTCCTCGCGGACCGCATCGAGATCCTGGGTGACGGCTACACGCTCATTCGGCGTGAATACATGACGGCGATCGGCCCGGTGGACATCCTCTGCCGCGACGCGCAGAGCGCGACGGTGGCCGTGGAACTCAAACGACGCGGCGACATAGACGGCGTGGAACAGCTCACGCGCTATCTGGAACTGCTGAACCGCGATCCTCATCTGGCCCCGGTCAAGGGGGTTTTCGCGGCCCAGGAGATCAAACCGCAGGCGCGGGTGCTCGCGGCGGACCGCGGGATCGACTGTGTGGTGCTCGACTACGACGCGATGCGCGGCATCGAGGACGACAAACTGCGTCTCTTCTGA
- a CDS encoding ATP-binding protein, translating into MDPINPGPEDYGHAGRYDERGGGSRPPRDPLTPDLGQQTPVRARTARLVSGDFLVTVNPVDGSEIEHCPPGEQPPAPPRLSAEERADLLRASGPPAPPGPAATELPLLERQEERERLVRLLARGRSVRLTGAPGSGRTALLDAVARDCAGLAPDGVIRLSGYHRSAADLLHSLFAAVHRAPQHRPDRPELLTLVHGIGAVVVLDDLEFGGAALDELLAATPECAYLIAVTPDVPAPLTDSSLEEIFLGGLGRSASLEILERAVERPLSDDEANWAGDLWFESEGLPLRFVQAGALLLQRDLLTGDPDTFHESGYLSEQPGDAAFAEDAPTGDAPKAPLPTLDEGAAPAVLLAARLSESARATLGFAVALGGEVPHQAHLPALVGDTHADAALGELFRCGLLSPAGSHYRLAAGVVQQLTAGGYGEGAEAHARTVAQHYAWWTGHPSVSPERASAEADAVLAAMSALVPGSAPGHPSAAVLLARSAAPAFAAGLHWGAWERALRTGQEAARISGEVAEEAYFHHELGVLALCSGNPDRARAELEASIALRGALADKHGTVAGRRALALIADRSGGVPAGGFPAGDAAGSGDEARAAGQGEPSSPSDGVPAAGAVLSLRAQPADDNTTLVTQQAKAAGATLPNKRRTVVRGARRNLVAAGAGVLLAGVLGTVVTLGATSNSDPASGKDKQGQSVSEETGDGGLGAEEPSDDSTGGSSRTPGAGAADPSAPGTPSATDTARPGQSGTPSGSSSSPGGKPSSPTGKPSTPGKPSKSSPPPTKPSHKPPTTPPESPSPSEPTDTPSATPTGPDSGDPPPAGSPSSSDWSTATRSGTPGTAEPSGTEADPSATDSPSASDSPSAS; encoded by the coding sequence ATGGACCCGATAAACCCGGGACCGGAGGATTACGGCCATGCGGGCCGTTACGACGAGCGCGGCGGCGGATCACGGCCGCCGCGCGATCCACTGACACCCGATCTCGGGCAGCAGACACCTGTGCGCGCCCGGACCGCCCGGCTCGTCTCGGGTGACTTCCTCGTCACCGTGAATCCCGTCGACGGCAGTGAGATCGAACACTGTCCGCCCGGGGAACAACCGCCGGCGCCACCGCGGCTCAGCGCCGAGGAGCGGGCGGACCTGCTGCGCGCATCCGGCCCGCCGGCGCCGCCCGGTCCCGCCGCCACGGAGCTTCCGCTGCTGGAACGCCAGGAGGAGCGGGAGCGGCTGGTCCGGCTGCTGGCGCGCGGGCGCTCGGTCCGTCTCACCGGTGCGCCCGGATCGGGCCGCACCGCGCTGCTCGACGCCGTCGCCCGCGACTGCGCGGGCCTGGCCCCCGACGGGGTCATCCGGCTTTCCGGCTACCACCGCAGCGCCGCCGACCTGCTGCACAGCCTGTTCGCGGCTGTCCACCGGGCGCCGCAGCACCGCCCCGACAGGCCGGAGCTGCTCACCCTGGTGCACGGGATCGGTGCGGTCGTCGTCCTCGACGATCTGGAGTTCGGCGGTGCCGCGCTGGACGAGCTGCTGGCTGCCACTCCCGAGTGCGCCTATCTGATCGCGGTCACGCCCGACGTCCCGGCCCCGCTCACCGACTCCTCTCTCGAAGAGATCTTCCTCGGCGGCCTGGGACGCAGTGCTTCGCTGGAGATCCTGGAGCGCGCCGTGGAGCGGCCGCTCAGCGACGACGAGGCGAACTGGGCGGGCGATCTGTGGTTCGAGTCGGAGGGGCTGCCGCTGCGTTTCGTCCAGGCCGGGGCCCTGCTGCTCCAGCGTGACCTGCTGACCGGCGACCCGGACACCTTCCACGAGTCGGGATACCTCTCCGAGCAGCCGGGCGATGCGGCCTTCGCCGAGGACGCTCCCACCGGGGACGCCCCGAAGGCACCCCTGCCGACTCTCGACGAGGGGGCGGCCCCGGCGGTCCTGCTGGCCGCCAGGCTCAGCGAGTCGGCGCGCGCCACCCTCGGCTTCGCCGTGGCGCTCGGGGGCGAGGTGCCGCACCAGGCGCATCTGCCTGCCCTGGTCGGAGACACCCACGCGGACGCGGCGCTCGGAGAGCTCTTCCGGTGCGGTCTGCTCTCACCGGCCGGATCGCACTACCGGCTCGCTGCCGGAGTCGTGCAGCAGCTCACTGCGGGCGGCTATGGCGAAGGGGCCGAGGCCCACGCCCGGACCGTGGCGCAGCACTACGCATGGTGGACCGGGCATCCCTCGGTGTCACCCGAGCGGGCTTCCGCCGAGGCCGACGCGGTGCTTGCCGCGATGAGCGCGCTGGTACCCGGCTCGGCCCCGGGCCACCCAAGCGCCGCCGTGCTGCTGGCCCGCAGCGCTGCCCCCGCTTTCGCGGCCGGGCTGCACTGGGGTGCGTGGGAGCGGGCCCTGCGGACCGGACAGGAGGCGGCCCGAATATCCGGCGAGGTCGCCGAAGAGGCCTATTTCCACCACGAGTTGGGTGTTCTCGCCCTCTGTTCCGGCAATCCGGACCGGGCGCGCGCCGAGCTCGAGGCGTCCATCGCGCTGCGTGGTGCGCTCGCCGACAAGCACGGCACGGTCGCCGGACGCAGGGCGCTCGCGCTGATCGCCGACCGTTCGGGCGGCGTCCCCGCCGGCGGGTTTCCTGCCGGCGACGCCGCGGGCTCCGGCGACGAGGCCCGGGCGGCGGGACAGGGGGAGCCGTCATCACCGTCCGATGGTGTCCCCGCAGCGGGCGCGGTTCTGTCGCTGCGTGCCCAGCCGGCCGATGACAACACCACCCTGGTCACTCAGCAGGCGAAAGCGGCCGGCGCGACGCTGCCCAACAAGCGCCGCACAGTGGTCCGCGGCGCGCGGCGCAACCTGGTCGCTGCCGGCGCGGGGGTGCTGCTCGCCGGGGTGCTCGGCACTGTCGTGACGCTCGGAGCCACGAGCAACAGCGATCCGGCATCCGGCAAGGACAAGCAGGGGCAGTCGGTCAGCGAGGAGACCGGCGACGGCGGCCTCGGCGCGGAGGAGCCCAGCGACGACTCGACCGGTGGCTCGAGCAGGACGCCGGGTGCCGGTGCGGCCGATCCCTCGGCCCCCGGCACGCCGAGCGCCACCGACACGGCCCGGCCGGGACAGAGCGGCACACCCTCCGGCAGCTCGTCGTCACCCGGCGGCAAGCCGTCGTCGCCCACCGGCAAGCCGTCCACTCCGGGCAAGCCGTCGAAGAGCTCGCCGCCGCCCACCAAGCCGTCGCACAAGCCTCCCACGACACCTCCGGAGAGCCCGTCGCCCAGCGAGCCGACGGACACCCCGTCCGCGACCCCGACGGGCCCCGACAGCGGGGACCCGCCGCCCGCCGGTTCACCGTCCTCGTCCGACTGGTCGACGGCGACCAGAAGCGGCACGCCCGGTACGGCCGAGCCCTCCGGCACGGAAGCCGACCCCTCGGCCACGGATTCACCCTCGGCTTCGGACTCTCCCTCGGCCTCCTGA
- a CDS encoding STAS domain-containing protein: MHIRGDHVELVVGGRLDVRSAADARTVLHSAVDDGVGDLVLDLTELDSWDATGLGVIMGVHRRAGRCGRRLVLRGVPPQMQRLLVATRLHRILAIEGGIAAESLPHV; encoded by the coding sequence ATGCATATCAGGGGCGACCACGTCGAGCTGGTCGTCGGGGGCCGCCTCGACGTCCGCAGCGCGGCGGACGCCCGTACGGTTCTGCACTCGGCCGTCGACGACGGAGTCGGCGATCTGGTGCTGGACCTGACCGAGCTGGATTCGTGGGACGCCACGGGCCTCGGCGTGATCATGGGGGTCCACCGGCGGGCCGGCCGTTGCGGCCGGCGGCTGGTGCTCCGCGGCGTACCACCGCAGATGCAGCGACTGCTGGTAGCCACCCGGCTGCACCGCATTCTGGCCATTGAGGGTGGAATTGCCGCGGAATCCCTGCCGCACGTGTGA
- a CDS encoding 3-hydroxyacyl-CoA dehydrogenase family protein, with amino-acid sequence MARKLAVIGAGLMGSGIAQVSAQAGWDVVLRDVTEAAVTRGTDSIKASYARFVSKGKLDAADADAALARITATTDLDAVADADIVVEAVFEKLEVKHEIFRTLDKLVREDAVLASNTSAIPITKIAAVTEHPERVVGAHFFSPVPMMQLCELVRGYKTSDETLATTREFAESVGKTCIVVNRDVAGFVTTRLISALVVEAAKLYESGVATAEDIDIACKLGFGHAMGPLATADLTGVDILLHATSNIYTESQDEKFAPPELMRRMVDAGDIGRKSGQGFYKH; translated from the coding sequence TTGGCCAGGAAGCTCGCTGTCATCGGAGCCGGACTCATGGGTTCCGGCATTGCGCAGGTCTCGGCCCAGGCGGGCTGGGACGTCGTACTGCGTGATGTGACCGAAGCGGCCGTGACCCGGGGTACCGACTCCATCAAGGCTTCGTACGCGCGTTTTGTGAGCAAGGGGAAGCTGGACGCGGCGGACGCGGACGCCGCGCTTGCCCGGATCACGGCGACCACCGACCTGGACGCCGTCGCGGATGCGGACATCGTGGTCGAAGCGGTGTTCGAGAAGCTTGAGGTCAAGCACGAGATCTTCCGCACGCTGGACAAGCTGGTGCGGGAGGACGCCGTACTCGCCTCCAACACATCGGCCATTCCGATCACGAAGATCGCCGCGGTGACCGAGCACCCGGAGCGGGTTGTCGGTGCGCACTTCTTCTCACCCGTTCCGATGATGCAGCTCTGCGAACTGGTCCGCGGCTACAAGACGAGCGACGAAACGCTCGCCACCACACGGGAGTTCGCCGAATCGGTCGGCAAGACCTGCATCGTGGTCAACCGTGACGTGGCCGGGTTCGTCACGACACGCCTCATCTCGGCGCTGGTCGTCGAAGCGGCGAAGCTGTACGAGTCGGGCGTTGCCACCGCCGAGGACATCGACATCGCCTGCAAGCTCGGGTTCGGTCACGCCATGGGGCCGCTGGCCACCGCGGACCTGACGGGTGTCGACATCCTGCTGCACGCCACGAGCAATATCTACACAGAATCCCAGGACGAGAAGTTTGCACCCCCCGAGTTGATGCGCCGAATGGTCGACGCGGGTGACATCGGCCGCAAGAGCGGGCAGGGGTTCTACAAGCACTGA
- a CDS encoding cob(I)yrinic acid a,c-diamide adenosyltransferase yields MVNLTRIYTRTGDKGTTALGDMSRTAKTDLRISAYADANEANAAIGTAIALGQLPEPVVKVLVRVQNDLFDVGADLCTPVADNPEYPPLRVEQNYIDKLESDCDLFLEDLEKLRSFILPGGTPGAALLHQACTVVRRAERSTWAALEVHGEIMNELTATYLNRLSDLLFILARSANRDVGDVLWVPGGER; encoded by the coding sequence ATGGTCAATCTGACGCGCATCTACACCCGTACCGGCGACAAGGGCACCACCGCGCTCGGCGACATGAGCCGCACCGCCAAGACCGATCTGCGGATCTCCGCCTACGCCGACGCCAACGAGGCCAACGCGGCGATCGGCACCGCGATCGCCCTGGGACAGCTGCCGGAACCTGTGGTGAAGGTCCTGGTCCGCGTCCAGAACGACCTGTTCGACGTCGGGGCCGACCTGTGCACCCCGGTGGCGGACAACCCGGAGTACCCGCCACTGCGGGTGGAGCAGAACTACATCGACAAGCTGGAGTCGGACTGCGACCTCTTTCTGGAGGACCTGGAGAAGCTGCGCAGTTTCATCCTCCCCGGCGGTACTCCGGGGGCGGCGCTGCTGCACCAGGCATGCACCGTGGTGCGGCGGGCCGAGCGGTCCACCTGGGCAGCTCTCGAGGTGCACGGCGAGATCATGAACGAGCTCACCGCCACGTATCTGAACCGGCTGTCGGACCTGCTGTTCATCCTGGCCCGCAGCGCGAACCGGGATGTGGGCGACGTGCTGTGGGTGCCGGGCGGTGAGCGTTAG